The stretch of DNA GAAGAGAAGAATGAAACGTTTAAAACTTAAAACTGCTTAATTTATGTCAACAAAACGTACAGATTCAAACGTATATACTCTAGTATTCGCTGTAATATTAGTAGTTGTAGTAGGTTCGTTGTTGGCATTCTTTGCAAATGCTACAAGCGAAATGCGTAAAAATAATGATAAAGTAAAAACACAAATGGATATTTTAAGTGCTATGGGTGTTGATGCTAATCGTTCTAACGCAACAGAATTATTCCAAACCTATATTAAAAAGCAATTTGTTATTGAAGGAACAACAGCGACTGAAAATGACGAAGCTTATTTAATTGATGTTAAAAAAGAACAAGACGCTGCAAAAGCTGGTAAAACGCAACGTTTACCAATGTTTGTTAGTGAGAAAGATGGTAAAACTATTTACATTATTCCAGTAAGAGGTAATGGTTTATGGGATGCTATTTGGGGTTATGTTGCCTTAAATGATGATTTAAAATCTATCAACGGTGTATTCTTTGATCACAAAGGAGAAACTCCAGGTTTAGGTGCTAATATTACTGAAAACTTCTTTAAAGA from Flavobacterium haoranii encodes:
- the nqrC gene encoding NADH:ubiquinone reductase (Na(+)-transporting) subunit C, giving the protein MSTKRTDSNVYTLVFAVILVVVVGSLLAFFANATSEMRKNNDKVKTQMDILSAMGVDANRSNATELFQTYIKKQFVIEGTTATENDEAYLIDVKKEQDAAKAGKTQRLPMFVSEKDGKTIYIIPVRGNGLWDAIWGYVALNDDLKSINGVFFDHKGETPGLGANITENFFKDDFKGEMIYDTNGNYKSVEISKSNADPNNQDKTDNQVDAISGATITGNGVGAMLKKGISLYLPYFETLKK